From the Lolium rigidum isolate FL_2022 chromosome 2, APGP_CSIRO_Lrig_0.1, whole genome shotgun sequence genome, one window contains:
- the LOC124686243 gene encoding cysteine-rich receptor-like protein kinase 6, giving the protein MDDHHLLPVAAAIAVALLALPAAGYPTYPFTVCGASSFYKPNSTYQAHLDLAAATVPSNASASPDLFAAAVVGAVPEQLWAMGLCRGDVSAATCFTCLTQAFLDLPNYCSYQKDASIYYNACILHYSDVHVLSSDDYGPQFDMSNIYNLGNVTSDPARYNRLLAALVNHTADYAAYNSTRRFATGEADFDLQPHKVYTVAQCTPDQTPAECRRCLARLIMTSLPAFFNHTGGRTLWFNCTYRFETSPFYNGPPMVRLASRSRGAPAPAPAVQPTVGTPGVAGGGERKLSVPVVVPAILLPIISALNLVVCFCFWRRRRSAAQVKNPYPRYSTETEDIEMVDSILIDVSTLRAATDNFAESNKLGQGGFGTVYKGTLPNGDEIAVKRLSQGGEELKNELALVAKLKHKNLARLLGVCLEQQERLLVYEFVPNRSLDLILFDIEKREQLDWEQRYKIINGVARGLQYLHEDSQLKVVHRDLKASNILLDANMNPKISDFGLARIFGRDQTQAVTNRVVGTYGYMAPEYVASGNYSVKSDAFSFGVIVLEIITGRKNNGCSNSGRSEDLLTMVWEHWEAGMVTEIVDPCMCMGGSFHEGDVLKCFHVGLLCVQGNPAARPMMSSVVTMLGSDTVTLQAPSKPAFLSWNISPELAT; this is encoded by the exons ATGGATGACCACCACCTGCTTCCCgtggccgccgccatcgccgtcgcgCTGCTCGCGCTCCCCGCCGCGGGTTACCCCACGTACCCGTTCACAGTGTGCGGCGCCAGCAGTTTCTACAAGCCCAACAGCACGTACCAGGCCCACCTCGACCTCGCTGCCGCCACGGTGCCCAGCAACGCCTCCGCGTCCCCGGACCTCTTCGCCGCGGCGGTCGTCGGCGCCGTCCCGGAGCAGCTCTGGGCCATGGGGCTCTGCCGCGGCGACGTTAGCGCCGCCACCTGCTTCACCTGCCTCACCCAGGCCTTCCTGGACCTGCCCAACTACTGCTCCTACCAAAAGGACGCCAGCATCTACTACAACGCCTGCATCCTCCACTACTCCGACGTGCACGTCCTCTCCTCCGACGACTACGGCCCGCAGTTTGACATGAGCAACATCTACAACCTCGGCAACGTTACGTCAGACCCGGCCCGGTACAACCGCCTCCTGGCCGCTCTCGTCAACCACACCGCCGACTACGCCGCGTACAACTCCACACGGAGGTTCGCCACCGGGGAGGCCGACTTCGACCTGCAGCCCCACAAGGTGTACACCGTGGCTCAGTGCACGCCGGACCAGACGCCGGCTGAGTGCCGGAGGTGCCTTGCCCGGCTCATAATGACATCGCTGCCTGCCTTCTTCAACCACACCGGAGGCAGGACCCTATGGTTCAACTGCACCTACAGGTTCGAGACATCACCCTTCTACAATGGACCGCCGATGGTGCGTCTGGCTTCACGGAGCAGgggagcgccggcgccggcgccggctgtGCAGCCAACGGTTGGGACGCCAGGAGTGGCAGGAGGAG GAGAGAGAAAGTTGAGCGTTCCCGTCGTGGTTCCTGCAATCTTGCTCCCTATTATATCAGCCTTGAACCTTGTGGTTTGCTTCTGTTTCTGGAGGCGCCGGCGGTCAGCAGCACAAGTGAAGAatccat ATCCAAGGTATTCTACTGAAACAGAGGACATCGAAATGGTGGATTCGATCCTGATCGACGTCTCCACCCTGCGAGCCGCCACGGATAATTTCGCCGAGAGCAACAAGCTCGGACAAGGGGGGTTCGGCACGGTGTACAAG gGCACCCTGCCCAACGGCGACGAGATAGCGGTGAAGCGACTGTCGCAGGGAGGGGAGGAGCTCAAGAACGAGCTCGCGTTGGTGGCCAAGCTGAAGCACAAGAATCTCGCCAGGCTGCTCGGCGTCTGCCTGGAGCAGCAGGAGCGGCTACTCGTCTATGAGTTCGTCCCCAATCGGAGCCTCGACCTGATTCTTTTTG ACATTGAGAAACGTGAGCAGCTGGACTGGGAGCAGAGGTACAAGATCATAAACGGCGTTGCTCGGGGCCTGCAGTACCTCCACGAAGATTCTCAGCTCAAAGTTGTCCACCGTGACCTCAAGGCCAGCAATATCCTGCTAGACGCCAACATGAACCCCAAAATCTCGGACTTTGGCCTTGCGAGGATCTTTGGGCGCGACCAGACGCAGGCCGTCACCAACCGCGTCGTCGGCACCTA TGGATACATGGCGCCCGAGTACGTGGCGAGCGGCAACTACTCGGTGAAATCGGACGCGTTCAGCTTTGGCGTAATTGTGCTGGAGATCATAACAGGGAGGAAGAACAACGGCTGCAGCAACTCCGGGAGGTCTGAAGATCTCTTGACCATG GTATGGGAGCACTGGGAGGCCGGGATGGTGACGGAGATAGTGGACCCGTGCATGTGCATGGGCGGAAGTTTTCATGAGGGCGACGTGCTGAAATGCTTCCACGTAGGTCTCCTGTGTGTGCAGGGAAACCCGGCGGCCCGACCAATGATGTCATCAGTCGTGACGATGCTCGGAAGCGATACGGTCACCCTCCAGGCTCCATCCAAGCCGGCATTTCTGTCCTGGAACATCTCACCAGAATTGgctacatga
- the LOC124689516 gene encoding cysteine-rich receptor-like protein kinase 6, with product MVCHSLVPMIAARYATAVVLALVLLPLPLPAAKISCDGSVYTANGTFQANLDLLAAALPANASASPSGFVTASAGAAPDQANALALCRGDTNASACAACVAAAFQDAQQACPQDKGVAVYSDACVLRFAGTRFLDFLQGDQWLVSELVPVVDTATGSVNASEAGFRAAVTAIFTALVDRAVAGTSGSTRKYFVTGEMDFDPKLYGLAQCAPDLTPTQCQGCLGQLFRVTELRYLTARPLSVWTSAFVVWCSLRYGVSPFHEGRAMLQLAAPPAPAPEATITPPIPESGGAGRNRTAAGIIAGVACSVVLMFLLSVCLCFRFRRRIKATENDHSLDKIGRAHCTIFDLPTLQQATQHFSERNKLGEGGFGTVYKGILSDGQVIAVKTLLGTTGHGLQQLHNEVVLLAELQHKNLVRLQGFCPHQNDTLLVYEYVKNGSLDNFLFETNLRSRGLNWEQHYNIILGIAKGVLYLHEDSSMRIIHRDLKANNILLDDNMEPKIADFGLARLLEEGHTQSRTAKVVGTLGYMAPEYAMHGNVSPKIDVFSLGVLALEIVTGRSNCSSNDHGTVNLLSDVWDHWTKGTISQMLHRVEDGYARNQALRCIHIGLLCVQQDPGHRPDISAVVFMLTRDSMELQPPSQPAFFFGGASRSNGQSSDLYDQSDLVLQQSFSVNGITLTEPYPR from the exons ATGGTTTGCCACTCCCTTGTACCGATGATTGCTGCCCGCTATGCCACCGCCGTCGTCCTTGCCCTCGTGCTGCTGCCACTGCCACTGCCGGCGGCGAAGATTTCCTGCGACGGCTCCGTCTACACGGCCAACGGCACGTTCCAGGCGAACCTGGACCTCCTCGCCGCGGCGCTCCCAGCCAAcgcctccgcctcgccgtcgggcTTCGTCACCGCCTCCGCCGGCGCGGCGCCCGATCAGGCCAACGCCCTAGCGCTCTGCCGCGGGGACACCAACGCCTCCGCCTGCGCCGCCTGCGTCGCGGCGGCGTTCCAGGACGCGCAGCAGGCCTGCCCGCAGGACAAGGGCGTCGCCGTCTACAGCGACGCCTGCGTCCTCCGCTTCGCCGGCACCCGGTTCCTCGACTTCCTCCAAGGGGACCAGTGGCTCGTCTCGGAATTGGT CCCTGTGGTTGACACCGCCACGGGGAGCGTCAACGCCTCGGAAGCTGGCTTCAGGGCTGCCGTCACCGCGATCTTCACCGCCCTGGTCGACCGCGCCGTAGCGGGGACCAGTGGCTCGACGAGGAAGTACTTCGTCACGGGGGAGATGGACTTCGATCCCAAGCTCTACGGACTCGCGCAATGCGCGCCGGACCTAACGCCGACGCAGTGCCAGGGCTGCCTAGGGCAGCTCTTCCGGGTAACCGAGCTGCGGTACCTGACCGCGCGGCCACTGTCCGTGTGGACCAGCGCTTTCGTGGTGTGGTGCTCCCTGAGGTACGGCGTGTCGCCGTTCCACGAGGGCCGGGCGATGCTGCAGCTCGCCGCCCCGCCAGCACCAGCACCGGAGGCCACGATCACGCCTCCTATTCCAGAATCGGGGGGAGCAG ggaggaACAGGACTGCAGCGGGAATCATTGCAGGCGTTGCCTGTTCCGTCGTGCTAATGTTTCTTCTTTCAGTTTGTTTATGCTTTCGCTTCAGGCGAAGAATTAAGGCGACAGAGAACGACCACT CACTGGACAAGATAGGGAGAGCGCACTGCACCATCTTTGATTTGCCGACATTGCAACAGGCCACTCAACACTTCTCAGAGAGGAATAAGCTCGGAGAAGGTGGTTTTGGTACCGTATACAAG GGAATACTGTCTGACGGGCAAGTGATAGCAGTCAAGACACTCCTAGGAACAACAGGGCATGGGTTGCAGCAGCTACACAATGAGGTTGTATTACTGGCAGAGCTTCAGCACAAGAACCTTGTTAGGTTACAGGGGTTTTGCCCACATCAGAATGACACACTGCTCGTTTATGAGTACGTCAAGAATGGGAGCCTCGACAACTTTCTATTCG AAACAAATCTTC gtAGTAGGGGACTTAACTGGGAGCAACATTACAACATCATTCTTGGAATTGCCAAGGGAGTATTGTATCTCCATGAGGACTCAAGCATGAGGATCATCCATCGGGACCTGAAGGCAAACAACATTCTTCTGGACGACAACATGGAACCGAAAATCGCAGACTTTGGGCTCGCAAGGCTGCTAGAGGAAGGTCACACCCAAAGTCGGACAGCCAAAGTTGTTGGGACGCT CGGCTACATGGCGCCAGAGTATGCGATGCACGGGAACGTCTCGCCCAAGATCGACGTCTTCAGCTTGGGCGTGTTGGCCCTTGAGATCGTGACGGGGAGAAGCAACTGCAGCTCTAATGACCACGGCACCGTGAATCTCCTGAGTGAT GTCTGGGATCACTGGACCAAAGGGACAATATCGCAGATGCTGCACCGAGTGGAGGACGGGTATGCTCGAAACCAGGCGCTACGATGCATCCACATCGGTCTGCTGTGCGTCCAGCAGGACCCTGGCCACAGGCCGGACATATCAGCCGTGGTGTTCATGCTAACCAGGGATAGCATGGAGCTCCAGCCTCCGTCGCAACCTGCATTCTTCTTCGGGGGAGCTTCAAGGTCAAATGGGCAAAGCAGCGACTTATATGACCAGTCAGATTTGGTATTGCAACAGAGTTTCTCTGTGAATGGGATTACACTTACTGAACCGTATCCAAGGTAG